A portion of the Burkholderia pseudomultivorans genome contains these proteins:
- the dnaJ gene encoding molecular chaperone DnaJ, whose translation MAKRDYYEVLGVAKNASDDEIKKAYRKLAMKYHPDRNPDSKDAEEHFKEAKEAYEMLSDSQKRAAYDQYGHAGVDPNMGGAGAQGFGGFADAFGDIFGDIFGQAAGGGRGGRGGPQVYRGADLRYSMEITLEQAAHGYDTQIRVPSWVSCEICHGSGAKPGTKPETCPTCHGQGTVRMSQGFFSIQQTCPKCHGTGTYIPEPCAHCHGSGKVKETKTLEVKIPAGIDDGMRIRSAGNGEPGINGGPPGDLYVEIHIKPHAVFERDGDDLHCQMPIPFTTAALGGEIEVPTLAGRATFPVTEGTQSGKTFRLRGKGIKGLRSSIAGDLYVHVQVETPVKLTEHQRDLLKQFEKSLAEGGARHSPQSKSWFDRVKSFFE comes from the coding sequence ATGGCGAAACGGGATTACTACGAGGTTCTGGGCGTCGCGAAGAACGCGAGCGACGACGAAATCAAGAAGGCGTATCGCAAGCTTGCGATGAAGTATCACCCTGACCGCAATCCGGACAGCAAGGATGCGGAAGAGCATTTCAAGGAGGCGAAGGAAGCCTATGAAATGCTGTCGGACAGCCAGAAGCGGGCAGCGTACGACCAGTACGGCCACGCGGGCGTCGATCCGAACATGGGCGGTGCGGGCGCACAGGGCTTCGGCGGCTTCGCGGATGCGTTCGGCGACATCTTCGGCGACATCTTCGGCCAGGCGGCCGGCGGCGGCCGCGGCGGGCGCGGCGGCCCGCAGGTGTATCGCGGCGCGGACCTGCGCTACAGCATGGAAATCACGCTCGAGCAGGCCGCGCACGGCTACGACACGCAGATTCGCGTGCCGAGTTGGGTGTCGTGCGAGATCTGCCACGGCTCGGGCGCAAAGCCGGGCACCAAGCCCGAGACCTGCCCGACCTGTCACGGCCAGGGCACGGTGCGCATGTCGCAGGGCTTCTTCAGCATCCAGCAGACCTGCCCGAAGTGCCACGGCACCGGCACCTACATCCCGGAACCGTGCGCGCACTGCCACGGTTCGGGCAAGGTGAAGGAAACCAAGACGCTCGAAGTGAAGATCCCGGCCGGGATCGACGACGGGATGCGGATCCGCTCGGCTGGCAACGGCGAGCCGGGCATCAACGGCGGGCCGCCGGGCGACCTGTACGTCGAGATCCACATCAAGCCGCATGCGGTGTTCGAGCGCGACGGCGACGACCTGCATTGCCAGATGCCGATCCCGTTCACGACCGCCGCGCTCGGCGGCGAGATCGAGGTGCCGACGCTGGCCGGCCGCGCGACCTTCCCGGTGACGGAAGGCACGCAGTCGGGCAAGACGTTCCGCCTGCGCGGCAAGGGCATCAAGGGGCTGCGTTCGAGCATCGCGGGCGATCTGTACGTGCATGTGCAGGTCGAGACGCCCGTGAAGCTGACCGAGCACCAGCGCGACCTGCTCAAGCAGTTCGAGAAGTCGCTGGCCGAGGGCGGCGCGCGTCACAGCCCGCAGAGCAAGAGCTGGTTCGACCGTGTGAAGAGCTTCTTCGAGTAA
- a CDS encoding deoxynucleoside kinase, with product MNPTPLTVTAPDLRAPHRYLVIEGPIGVGKTTLARLLAERWSMQTLLERPQDNPFLERFYRDTARYALPTQLSFALQRAQQAGELIGALDTGRPVVADFMPQKNDIFARLNLPEDEWQLYRSIATHLDVPRAPVPDLVVYLQASPEVLFSRIQKRGLPMELQISDAYLRSLVDAYNEFFYHYDRTPVLTVAAEHLNPQDSPEDFALLVERIETMRGRKEFFVKGETTR from the coding sequence ATGAACCCCACCCCGCTGACCGTCACCGCGCCCGACCTGCGCGCCCCGCATCGCTATCTGGTGATCGAGGGCCCGATCGGCGTCGGCAAGACGACGCTCGCGCGACTGCTCGCCGAGCGCTGGTCGATGCAGACGCTGCTCGAACGCCCGCAGGACAACCCGTTCCTCGAACGCTTCTATCGCGACACCGCGCGCTATGCGTTGCCCACGCAACTGTCGTTCGCGCTGCAGCGCGCGCAGCAGGCCGGCGAGCTGATCGGCGCGCTCGACACGGGCCGCCCGGTCGTCGCCGATTTCATGCCGCAGAAGAACGACATCTTCGCGCGGCTGAACCTGCCGGAAGACGAGTGGCAGCTGTATCGCTCGATCGCGACGCACCTCGACGTGCCGCGCGCGCCGGTGCCCGATCTCGTCGTCTACCTGCAGGCGAGCCCGGAAGTGCTGTTCTCGCGCATCCAGAAGCGCGGGCTGCCGATGGAGCTGCAGATCAGCGACGCGTACCTGCGCTCGCTCGTCGACGCGTACAACGAATTCTTCTACCACTACGACCGCACGCCGGTGCTGACGGTCGCCGCGGAACACCTGAATCCGCAGGACTCCCCCGAGGATTTCGCGTTGCTGGTCGAGCGCATCGAGACGATGCGCGGCCGCAAGGAATTCTTCGTCAAGGGCGAGACGACGCGCTGA
- the grpE gene encoding nucleotide exchange factor GrpE has translation MENTQENPASQSAEDTGSETQATQGAAPAAEAADAALAEAQAKVAELQESFLRAKAETENVRRRAQDDVAKAHKFAIESFAEHLLPVLDSLEAAVGDTSGDITKVREGVELTLRQLTSALEKGRVVAINPVGEKFDPHQHQAISMVPAEQEPNTVVSVLQKGYMIADRVLRPALVTVAQPK, from the coding sequence ATGGAAAACACGCAAGAGAACCCGGCATCCCAATCGGCCGAAGACACCGGCAGCGAGACGCAGGCGACGCAAGGCGCGGCTCCCGCCGCGGAAGCAGCCGACGCGGCGCTGGCCGAGGCTCAAGCCAAGGTCGCCGAGCTCCAGGAAAGCTTCCTGCGGGCGAAGGCCGAAACCGAGAACGTTCGCCGCCGCGCGCAGGACGACGTCGCGAAGGCTCACAAGTTTGCGATCGAAAGCTTCGCCGAGCACCTGCTGCCGGTGCTGGACAGCCTCGAGGCGGCCGTCGGCGACACCTCGGGCGACATCACGAAGGTGCGCGAAGGCGTCGAGCTGACGCTGCGCCAGCTGACGAGCGCGCTCGAAAAGGGCCGCGTCGTCGCGATCAACCCGGTCGGCGAGAAGTTCGATCCGCACCAGCACCAGGCGATTTCGATGGTGCCGGCCGAGCAGGAGCCGAACACCGTCGTGTCGGTGCTGCAAAAGGGCTATATGATCGCCGACCGCGTGCTGCGTCCGGCGCTCGTCACGGTCGCGCAGCCGAAGTAA
- the dnaK gene encoding molecular chaperone DnaK, whose product MGKIIGIDLGTTNSCVAIMEGNQVKVIENSEGARTTPSIIAYMDDNEVLVGAPAKRQSVTNPKNTLFAVKRLIGRRFEEKEVQKDIGLMPYAIVKADNGDAWVEAHGEKLAPPQVSAEVLRKMKKTAEDYLGEPVTEAVITVPAYFNDSQRQATKDAGRIAGLEVKRIINEPTAAALAFGLDKAEKGDRKIAVYDLGGGTFDVSIIEIADVDGEMQFEVLSTNGDTFLGGEDFDQRIIDYIIGEFKKEQGVDLSKDVLALQRLKEAAEKAKIELSSSQQTEINLPYITADASGPKHLNLKITRAKLEALVEDLVERTIEPCRIAIKDAGVKVSDIDDVILVGGQTRMPKVQEKVKEFFGKDPRRDVNPDEAVAVGAAIQGQVLSGDRKDVLLLDVTPLSLGIETLGGVMTKMISKNTTIPTKHAQVYSTADDNQSAVTIKVFQGEREMAAGNKLLGEFNLEGIPPAPRGVPQIEVTFDIDANGILHVGAKDKATGKENKITIKANSGLSEAEIDQMIKDAEANAAEDHKLRELADSRNQGDALVHSTKKALTEYGDKLDAGEKESIEAAIKSLEDVLKDTSADKAAIDAKVEELGKVSQKLGEKMYADMQAQAGAAGAAGAAEGAAQGGAQQAADDVVDAEFKEVKKD is encoded by the coding sequence ATGGGAAAGATCATCGGTATTGACCTCGGCACCACGAACTCGTGCGTCGCCATCATGGAAGGCAACCAGGTCAAGGTCATCGAGAACTCGGAAGGTGCGCGCACCACGCCGTCGATCATCGCGTACATGGACGACAACGAAGTGCTCGTCGGCGCGCCGGCCAAGCGTCAGTCCGTGACCAACCCGAAGAACACGCTGTTCGCGGTGAAGCGCCTGATCGGCCGCCGCTTCGAAGAGAAGGAAGTCCAGAAGGACATCGGCCTGATGCCGTACGCGATCGTCAAGGCCGACAACGGCGACGCCTGGGTCGAAGCGCATGGCGAAAAGCTCGCGCCGCCGCAGGTTTCGGCCGAAGTGCTGCGCAAGATGAAGAAGACGGCCGAAGACTACCTCGGCGAGCCGGTCACGGAAGCCGTGATCACGGTGCCGGCGTACTTCAACGACAGCCAGCGCCAGGCGACCAAGGACGCCGGCCGCATCGCGGGCCTCGAAGTCAAGCGGATCATCAACGAGCCGACCGCGGCTGCGCTCGCGTTCGGCCTCGACAAGGCCGAGAAGGGCGACCGCAAGATCGCCGTGTATGACCTCGGCGGCGGTACCTTCGACGTGTCGATCATCGAGATCGCGGACGTCGACGGCGAAATGCAGTTCGAAGTGCTGTCGACCAACGGCGACACGTTCCTCGGCGGCGAGGACTTCGACCAGCGCATCATCGATTACATCATCGGCGAGTTCAAGAAGGAGCAGGGCGTCGACCTGTCGAAGGACGTGCTCGCGCTGCAGCGCCTGAAGGAAGCGGCCGAAAAGGCGAAGATCGAGCTGTCGTCGAGCCAGCAGACCGAAATCAACCTGCCGTACATCACGGCCGACGCATCGGGCCCGAAGCACTTGAACCTGAAGATCACCCGCGCCAAGCTGGAAGCGCTGGTCGAGGACCTGGTCGAGCGCACGATCGAGCCGTGCCGCATCGCGATCAAGGACGCCGGCGTCAAGGTGTCGGACATCGACGACGTGATCCTGGTCGGCGGCCAGACCCGCATGCCGAAGGTGCAGGAGAAGGTGAAGGAGTTCTTCGGCAAGGATCCGCGCCGTGACGTGAACCCGGACGAAGCCGTCGCCGTCGGCGCGGCGATCCAGGGTCAGGTGCTGTCGGGCGACCGCAAGGACGTGCTGCTGCTCGACGTGACCCCGCTGTCGCTCGGCATCGAGACGCTCGGCGGCGTGATGACGAAGATGATCAGCAAGAACACGACGATCCCGACCAAGCACGCGCAGGTCTACTCGACCGCGGACGACAACCAGAGCGCGGTGACGATCAAGGTGTTCCAGGGCGAACGCGAAATGGCGGCCGGCAACAAGCTGCTCGGCGAGTTCAACCTCGAAGGCATCCCGCCCGCACCGCGCGGCGTGCCGCAGATCGAAGTGACCTTCGACATCGACGCGAACGGCATCCTGCACGTCGGCGCGAAGGACAAGGCGACCGGCAAGGAAAACAAGATCACGATCAAGGCCAACTCGGGTCTGTCCGAGGCGGAAATCGACCAGATGATCAAGGACGCGGAAGCGAACGCGGCGGAAGATCACAAGCTGCGTGAGCTGGCCGATTCGCGCAACCAGGGCGACGCGCTGGTCCACAGCACGAAGAAGGCGCTGACCGAGTACGGCGACAAGCTGGACGCGGGCGAGAAGGAATCGATCGAGGCAGCGATCAAGTCGCTCGAGGACGTGCTGAAGGACACCTCGGCCGACAAGGCGGCGATCGACGCGAAGGTCGAGGAGCTCGGCAAGGTCTCGCAGAAGCTCGGCGAGAAGATGTACGCCGACATGCAGGCCCAGGCGGGTGCGGCCGGCGCGGCGGGTGCAGCGGAAGGCGCGGCGCAGGGCGGCGCGCAACAGGCTGCGGACGACGTCGTCGACGCCGAGTTCAAGGAAGTGAAGAAGGACTGA
- the folK gene encoding 2-amino-4-hydroxy-6-hydroxymethyldihydropteridine diphosphokinase gives MTVAYIGLGANLGDARQTLKDAVVCLAQQRTISILGKSSLYRTAPFEAGGDDFYNCVVKLDTTLSARELLALCQKIEHHFGRERPYRNAPRTLDLDILLFGADAIDEPDLIVPHPRLTDRAFALVPLVEIEPTLDIPARGRADAFLAAVADQRVEKVQTCQCLMQKALAAGDGTDKNRCR, from the coding sequence ATGACGGTTGCATATATCGGACTGGGGGCGAATCTCGGCGATGCGCGCCAGACCCTGAAGGACGCGGTGGTGTGCCTCGCGCAGCAGCGCACCATCTCGATCCTCGGCAAATCGAGCCTGTATCGCACGGCGCCGTTCGAAGCGGGCGGCGACGACTTCTACAACTGTGTCGTCAAGCTCGACACGACGCTGTCGGCCCGCGAGCTGCTCGCGCTCTGCCAGAAGATCGAACATCACTTCGGACGCGAGCGCCCGTATCGCAATGCGCCGCGCACGCTCGACCTCGACATCCTGCTGTTCGGCGCCGATGCGATCGACGAGCCGGACCTGATCGTCCCGCACCCGCGCCTGACCGACCGCGCGTTCGCGCTCGTCCCGCTCGTCGAGATCGAGCCGACGCTCGACATCCCCGCGCGCGGCCGCGCCGACGCGTTCCTCGCCGCCGTCGCCGATCAGCGCGTCGAAAAGGTGCAGACCTGCCAGTGCCTGATGCAGAAGGCGCTCGCCGCCGGCGACGGCACCGACAAGAACCGCTGCCGATGA
- the panB gene encoding 3-methyl-2-oxobutanoate hydroxymethyltransferase, whose translation MTYLQESSRPAVTVPKLQAMRDAGEKIAMLTCYDASFSALLDRAGTDVLLIGDSLGNVLQGHTTTLPVSLDDIAYHTACVARAQPRALVVADLPFGTYGTPAEAFANAVALMRAGAQMVKLEGGEWLADTIRFLVERSVPVCAHIGLTPQSVHAFGGFKVQGKTEAGAAQLLRDARAVEDAGAQLVVLEAVPTLVASEVTHMLKIPTIGIGAGADCSGQVLVLHDMLGIFPGKRPRFVKDFMQGQPSIQAAVEAYVRAVKDGSFPGPEHAF comes from the coding sequence ATGACCTACCTCCAGGAATCGAGCCGGCCTGCCGTGACGGTGCCGAAGCTGCAGGCGATGCGCGACGCCGGCGAGAAGATCGCGATGCTCACCTGCTACGACGCGAGCTTCTCCGCGCTGCTCGATCGCGCGGGCACCGACGTGCTGCTGATCGGCGATTCGCTCGGCAACGTGCTGCAGGGCCACACGACCACGCTGCCGGTCTCGCTCGACGACATCGCGTATCACACCGCCTGCGTCGCGCGCGCGCAGCCGCGTGCGCTCGTCGTCGCCGACCTGCCGTTCGGCACCTACGGCACGCCGGCCGAAGCGTTCGCGAACGCGGTCGCGCTGATGCGCGCCGGCGCGCAGATGGTCAAGCTCGAAGGCGGCGAATGGCTCGCCGACACGATCCGCTTCCTGGTCGAGCGCTCGGTGCCGGTGTGCGCGCACATCGGCCTCACGCCGCAGTCGGTGCATGCGTTCGGCGGCTTCAAGGTGCAGGGCAAGACCGAGGCCGGCGCCGCGCAGCTGCTGCGCGATGCGCGTGCGGTCGAGGACGCGGGCGCGCAGCTCGTCGTGCTCGAAGCGGTGCCGACGCTCGTCGCGTCCGAAGTCACGCACATGCTGAAGATCCCGACGATCGGCATCGGCGCGGGTGCGGACTGCTCCGGGCAGGTGCTCGTGCTGCACGACATGCTCGGGATCTTCCCCGGCAAGCGGCCGCGTTTCGTGAAGGATTTCATGCAGGGCCAGCCGAGCATCCAGGCTGCGGTCGAAGCGTATGTGCGCGCGGTGAAGGACGGTTCGTTCCCCGGGCCGGAACACGCGTTCTGA
- the pabB gene encoding aminodeoxychorismate synthase component I has product MTEGSGSASFALLDDCDSTASARSSRLYSGFVRERVCTDPARLDEVDAALAQDLRDGLHAVVVGDYEFGRNLQRAQPGDAPLRFLLYARCERLSRDEVDAWLARQDGGGAPSIAGVAHVSKSVARDAFDAAIDAVHDALRAGDSYQVNYTYRLDFDVFGTPLALYRRLRARQPVRYGALIALPDGAWVVSCSPELFVEKHGDVLRARPMKGTAPRSADPQQDAASAAFLANDPKNRAENVMIVDLLRNDVSRIARTGTVKVPALFSVEPYASVWQMTSTVEAGWRDGTSFAAMLRALFPCGSITGAPKHKTMQLIDAIESTPRGLYTGAIGWLDAPSDERAAGCGDFCLSVAIRTLTLDAAQAEAEAGAPAPSTASAGRRRGTMGVGAGIVLDSVAADEYAECELKARFLTDADPGFQLFETTCATRADGIRYLDRHLARLQRSADAFGFRFDADALRRAIDARCAALDGDGAYRMKLALAKDGAVEIVAAPLKPLPAGPVGVLLAPAHGFAPTRADDALLLHKTTRRADYDRAWQAAEALGCFDMLFVNERGELTEGGRSNLFVKLDGQWVTPPLACGVLPGVMRGVLLDDPAFGAIERVVTRDDLARAQALLLTNALRGALDAVLK; this is encoded by the coding sequence ATGACTGAAGGCAGCGGGAGCGCGTCGTTCGCGCTCTTGGACGATTGCGACTCGACCGCGTCCGCGCGGTCGAGTCGTTTGTATTCGGGCTTCGTGCGCGAACGCGTGTGCACCGATCCCGCCCGCCTCGACGAAGTCGATGCGGCGCTCGCGCAGGATCTGCGCGACGGGCTGCATGCGGTGGTCGTCGGCGACTACGAATTCGGACGCAACCTGCAACGGGCGCAGCCGGGCGATGCCCCGCTGCGCTTTTTGCTGTATGCGCGCTGCGAACGGCTGTCGCGCGACGAAGTCGACGCGTGGCTCGCGCGGCAGGATGGCGGCGGCGCCCCGTCGATCGCGGGTGTCGCGCATGTGTCGAAAAGCGTCGCGCGCGATGCGTTCGACGCGGCGATAGACGCGGTGCACGACGCGCTGCGCGCGGGCGACTCGTACCAGGTCAACTACACGTACCGGCTCGATTTCGACGTGTTCGGCACGCCGCTCGCGCTGTACCGGCGGCTGCGCGCGCGCCAGCCGGTGCGCTACGGCGCGCTGATCGCGCTGCCCGATGGCGCGTGGGTCGTGTCGTGCTCGCCCGAGCTGTTCGTCGAGAAGCACGGCGACGTGCTGCGCGCGCGGCCGATGAAGGGCACCGCGCCGCGTTCGGCCGATCCGCAGCAGGATGCGGCGTCCGCCGCGTTCCTCGCGAACGATCCGAAGAACCGTGCCGAAAACGTGATGATCGTCGACCTGCTGCGCAACGACGTGTCGCGGATCGCGCGCACGGGCACGGTGAAGGTGCCGGCGCTGTTCTCGGTCGAGCCGTATGCGTCGGTGTGGCAGATGACGTCGACGGTCGAGGCCGGCTGGCGCGACGGCACGAGCTTCGCGGCGATGCTGCGTGCGCTGTTTCCGTGCGGCTCGATCACCGGCGCGCCGAAGCACAAGACGATGCAGCTGATCGACGCGATCGAGTCGACGCCGCGCGGGCTCTATACGGGCGCGATCGGCTGGCTCGATGCGCCGTCGGACGAGCGCGCGGCAGGGTGCGGCGATTTCTGCCTGTCGGTGGCGATTCGCACGCTGACGCTGGATGCGGCGCAGGCCGAAGCGGAAGCCGGCGCGCCCGCCCCGTCAACCGCATCGGCCGGCCGGCGGCGCGGCACGATGGGCGTCGGCGCGGGCATCGTGCTCGACAGCGTCGCCGCCGACGAATACGCGGAGTGCGAATTGAAGGCACGATTCCTGACCGATGCCGATCCCGGCTTCCAGTTGTTCGAAACGACCTGCGCGACGCGCGCGGACGGGATTCGATATCTCGACCGCCATCTGGCGCGGCTGCAGCGCAGCGCCGACGCATTCGGCTTCCGTTTCGACGCCGATGCGCTGCGCCGCGCGATCGACGCGCGCTGCGCGGCGCTCGACGGCGACGGCGCGTACCGGATGAAGCTCGCGCTGGCGAAGGACGGCGCGGTCGAGATCGTCGCCGCGCCGCTCAAGCCGCTGCCGGCCGGGCCGGTCGGCGTGCTGCTCGCGCCGGCGCACGGCTTCGCGCCGACCCGCGCCGACGATGCGCTGCTGCTGCACAAGACGACGCGGCGCGCCGACTACGATCGCGCGTGGCAGGCGGCCGAGGCGCTCGGCTGCTTCGACATGCTGTTCGTCAACGAGCGCGGCGAGCTGACGGAGGGCGGCCGTTCGAACCTGTTCGTGAAGCTCGACGGGCAGTGGGTGACGCCGCCGCTCGCGTGCGGCGTGCTGCCGGGCGTGATGCGCGGCGTGCTGCTCGACGATCCGGCGTTCGGCGCGATCGAGCGCGTCGTGACGCGCGACGATCTGGCGCGCGCGCAGGCGCTGTTGCTGACCAACGCGCTGCGCGGCGCGCTCGATGCGGTGCTGAAGTAA
- a CDS encoding thioredoxin family protein, producing MLPAGVDPAAFDAFDMQALSAGTFDAGIAGAGDALAVVFFWGVDCFNCEIAKRAMLAQPDAIRALGLKWFHCNVYEHHELGRRFGLHGVPTWFFFHRGKRLGRATGWHGLAQFEAAVAAARAKIAAAAGATPATGDPASHGD from the coding sequence ATGCTGCCCGCCGGCGTCGATCCGGCCGCGTTCGACGCGTTCGACATGCAGGCGCTGTCCGCCGGCACGTTCGACGCGGGCATCGCCGGCGCGGGCGACGCGCTCGCGGTGGTGTTCTTCTGGGGCGTCGACTGCTTCAACTGCGAGATCGCGAAGAGGGCGATGCTCGCGCAGCCCGACGCGATTCGCGCGCTGGGCCTGAAGTGGTTCCACTGCAACGTGTACGAGCACCATGAGCTGGGGCGCCGCTTCGGGCTGCACGGCGTGCCGACGTGGTTCTTCTTTCATCGCGGCAAGCGGCTGGGCCGCGCGACCGGCTGGCATGGCCTCGCGCAGTTCGAGGCCGCCGTTGCGGCTGCGCGCGCGAAGATCGCGGCGGCGGCCGGAGCGACGCCTGCGACGGGCGATCCCGCTTCGCACGGTGATTGA
- a CDS encoding RNA-binding S4 domain-containing protein, translating to MNYRISTEPGAKLRIDKWLWAARFFKTRSLASDAVDKGHVKIGGAAVKPSKDVRVGDEVEIAIDGLVWHIAVLGICDVRGPAAIAQTLYEETEAGRAARLAELERRRTYREPAAELHGRPTKRDRRIIDRFSGGS from the coding sequence ATGAATTACAGGATTTCCACGGAACCGGGCGCGAAGCTGCGCATCGACAAATGGCTGTGGGCCGCGCGCTTCTTCAAGACGCGCTCGCTCGCGTCCGACGCGGTCGACAAGGGGCACGTGAAGATCGGCGGCGCGGCGGTCAAGCCGTCGAAGGACGTGCGCGTCGGCGACGAAGTCGAGATTGCGATCGACGGCCTCGTCTGGCACATTGCCGTGCTCGGCATTTGCGACGTGCGCGGGCCGGCGGCCATCGCGCAGACGCTCTACGAGGAAACCGAAGCGGGGCGGGCGGCGCGGCTCGCCGAACTGGAGCGGCGCCGCACCTATCGCGAGCCGGCGGCCGAGCTGCACGGCCGGCCGACCAAGCGCGATCGGCGGATCATCGACAGATTTTCTGGTGGGAGCTGA
- the hemH gene encoding ferrochelatase produces MRFDLEPPSSVAAAHRIGVLLINLGTPDAPTPRAVRRYLAEFLSDPRVVEIPQAVWQVLLRTLILPLRGRASAKKYAAVWMPEGSPLRVYTERQTDGVRHLLASNDYHVLVDHAMRYGSPSIAQALAQFKRAGVERVLLMPMYPQYSASTTATAFDAAFAALARMRNQPEVRTVRHYADHPAYIHALAEQVRQYWAQHGRPDFAAGDKLVLSFHGVPKRTLDLGDPYHDQCQQTGALLTTALGLSTIECRVTFQSRFGKAEWLQPYTAPTLRELGEAGVRRADVFCPGFTADCLETIEEIGMEVRDEFIAGGGKTFHRIPCLNAAPAWIGALGEIVAENLQGWPARAAQPETVS; encoded by the coding sequence ATGCGTTTCGATCTTGAGCCGCCTTCGAGCGTCGCGGCCGCCCACCGCATCGGCGTGCTGCTGATCAACCTCGGCACGCCCGACGCGCCCACGCCGCGTGCGGTGCGGCGCTATCTGGCCGAATTCCTGTCCGATCCCCGCGTCGTCGAAATTCCGCAGGCCGTCTGGCAGGTGCTGCTGCGCACGCTGATCCTGCCGCTGCGCGGCCGCGCGTCCGCGAAGAAATACGCGGCCGTGTGGATGCCCGAGGGCTCGCCGCTGCGCGTGTACACCGAGCGCCAGACCGACGGCGTGCGGCATCTGCTCGCGTCGAACGATTACCACGTGCTGGTCGATCATGCGATGCGCTACGGCAGCCCGAGCATTGCGCAGGCGCTTGCGCAGTTCAAGCGCGCGGGCGTGGAGCGCGTGCTGCTGATGCCGATGTACCCGCAATACTCGGCCTCGACCACGGCGACGGCGTTCGACGCCGCGTTCGCCGCGCTCGCGCGCATGCGCAACCAGCCGGAAGTGCGCACGGTGCGCCACTACGCCGACCATCCGGCCTATATCCACGCGCTCGCCGAGCAGGTGCGCCAGTACTGGGCGCAGCACGGCCGGCCCGATTTCGCGGCCGGCGACAAGCTCGTGCTGAGCTTCCACGGCGTGCCGAAGCGCACGCTCGACCTCGGCGATCCGTATCACGACCAGTGCCAGCAGACGGGCGCGCTGCTGACGACCGCGCTCGGGCTGTCGACGATCGAATGCCGCGTGACGTTCCAGTCGCGCTTCGGCAAGGCGGAATGGCTGCAGCCGTACACCGCGCCGACGCTGCGCGAGCTCGGCGAGGCCGGCGTGCGGCGCGCCGACGTGTTCTGTCCCGGTTTTACCGCCGATTGTCTGGAGACGATCGAGGAGATCGGCATGGAAGTGCGCGACGAGTTCATCGCGGGCGGCGGCAAGACCTTCCACCGGATTCCGTGCCTGAACGCCGCGCCGGCATGGATCGGCGCGCTCGGCGAGATCGTCGCCGAGAATCTGCAGGGCTGGCCCGCGCGGGCCGCGCAACCCGAAACGGTGAGCTGA